From Nitrospira sp., a single genomic window includes:
- a CDS encoding thioredoxin family protein encodes MKSKAIFYHAGCPVCVAAEQSVATALDPSKYDVEHVHLGTSKERVKEAEAAGVKSVPALVMNGAAFHINFGAGIEALR; translated from the coding sequence ATGAAAAGCAAAGCGATTTTCTATCACGCGGGATGCCCTGTGTGCGTCGCAGCCGAGCAAAGCGTTGCCACCGCTCTGGATCCGTCGAAATATGACGTGGAACACGTCCATCTCGGCACAAGCAAAGAGCGCGTGAAAGAAGCCGAAGCTGCCGGTGTCAAGTCGGTTCCGGCTCTGGTGATGAATGGAGCGGCGTTTCACATTAACTTCGGCGCCGGCATTGAGGCATTGAGGTAA
- the ccmA gene encoding cytochrome c biogenesis heme-transporting ATPase CcmA codes for MLQAVGLSCRRGERRLFSDLNVKVEPGTLLAVVGENGSGKTSLLRIFSSLLPPEEGSVLWDGQDIHQLKELYAGQLTYLGHLNGIKDDLTPLENLMSATSLAGEPCSNNGAKEALEAIGLKRPIHHLPSKVLSQGQKRRVTLARLWLSTRPLWLLDEPFTSLDAASTNVVTQRLLAHVQRGGLAVLVTHQEVALPAERLQHLRLVG; via the coding sequence ATGTTGCAAGCTGTTGGACTCAGTTGCCGTCGAGGTGAACGTCGGCTGTTTTCAGATCTCAATGTCAAGGTTGAGCCGGGAACCCTGTTGGCTGTGGTGGGTGAGAACGGCAGTGGAAAAACAAGCCTGCTTCGGATTTTCTCCAGCCTATTGCCCCCGGAGGAAGGTTCAGTTCTCTGGGATGGTCAGGATATCCATCAACTCAAAGAACTCTATGCGGGGCAACTGACGTATCTTGGGCATCTGAACGGGATCAAGGACGATCTGACTCCGTTGGAAAATCTGATGAGTGCCACGTCTCTGGCCGGGGAACCTTGTTCCAACAACGGAGCAAAGGAAGCCTTGGAGGCGATCGGGCTGAAGCGCCCCATTCATCATTTGCCGTCCAAGGTGCTCTCGCAAGGCCAGAAGCGCCGTGTCACCCTGGCGCGGCTCTGGCTCTCCACGCGCCCCCTGTGGCTGTTGGATGAACCGTTCACGTCTCTCGACGCGGCCTCGACGAATGTGGTGACGCAGCGGCTGCTTGCGCATGTGCAACGTGGAGGACTGGCGGTCTTGGTCACGCACCAAGAGGTCGCGCTTCCCGCAGAGCGGCTGCAACACCTGAGGCTGGTTGGATGA
- the ccmB gene encoding heme exporter protein CcmB: MWEAVSGIVKRDLLLAMRRRSDAAMSVFFLVIVASLFPLGVGPEPAVLKTIGPGVLWVAALLACLLSLSRVFTADYVDGSLEQMVLVPQPLAVLVAGKVFAHWLISGLPVVLLSPLLGLQFGLDGEPLGVLALSLLLGTPTLSMIGAIGAALVLGVRGSGLLVALLVLPLYVPVLIFGAGAVTGSMAGVGGEANLSLLGASLVLSLFLAPWATAAAIRIALE, from the coding sequence ATGTGGGAGGCCGTCAGTGGCATCGTCAAGCGGGATCTCTTGCTTGCGATGCGGCGTCGTTCAGATGCGGCGATGTCGGTGTTCTTTCTCGTTATCGTGGCCAGCCTCTTTCCCCTGGGCGTCGGTCCGGAGCCGGCGGTGTTGAAAACGATCGGCCCCGGCGTGCTGTGGGTCGCGGCCTTGTTGGCTTGTTTATTGTCGCTTTCACGAGTATTTACAGCGGATTATGTGGACGGGTCCCTCGAACAGATGGTCTTGGTTCCCCAGCCTTTGGCGGTCCTGGTGGCCGGAAAGGTTTTCGCGCATTGGCTGATTTCCGGGTTACCCGTGGTACTGCTCTCGCCGCTCCTCGGCCTCCAATTCGGCTTGGATGGAGAACCCCTGGGAGTGTTGGCGTTGTCGCTCTTGCTTGGGACGCCGACGTTGAGTATGATTGGTGCGATCGGTGCCGCGTTGGTCCTTGGCGTGCGGGGGAGTGGTCTACTGGTTGCCCTCCTGGTGCTTCCACTCTATGTTCCAGTATTGATCTTTGGGGCCGGCGCTGTCACCGGTAGTATGGCTGGAGTCGGCGGCGAAGCAAATCTGTCGCTCCTTGGGGCCAGTCTGGTGCTCTCGCTCTTTCTGGCGCCCTGGGCCACGGCAGCGGCGATACGTATTGCGTTGGAATAG
- the ccmD gene encoding heme exporter protein CcmD, producing the protein MQWGSASEFFAMGGYGLYVWTSFIATALCMGWEVLALWRRRAAARAEQRAGLLGDTDETTA; encoded by the coding sequence ATGCAGTGGGGGAGCGCGTCTGAATTTTTTGCGATGGGCGGATATGGGCTGTATGTGTGGACCTCGTTTATCGCCACGGCGCTCTGTATGGGGTGGGAAGTGCTGGCTTTGTGGCGCCGACGGGCTGCGGCGCGCGCCGAACAGCGCGCCGGGTTATTAGGAGACACCGATGAAACCACGGCATAA
- a CDS encoding FKBP-type peptidyl-prolyl cis-trans isomerase: MRVIVSCLATLLCLGTAGAFAAAPELRTEEQKTLYALGLAINQSLSNFTLNEAEFEIVKSGLIDGFSKQPPKVDLKAFGMKISELQQTRAAVLAEAEKKAGAAFLAKAAAESGAKKTESGAILKTIKEGTGATPKIIDMVKVHYQGTLIDGTVFDSTTTQSEPVMLRVNEMSKCWVEGIQQIKVGSKSKLVCPSSLGYRDKGLPPLIKPGATLVFEIELFEIIAPK; this comes from the coding sequence ATGCGCGTTATTGTTTCCTGTTTGGCAACCCTACTCTGCCTTGGAACCGCTGGGGCATTCGCGGCAGCCCCAGAGCTCAGGACCGAGGAACAAAAAACACTCTATGCGTTAGGATTGGCCATCAACCAATCGCTCAGCAATTTCACCTTGAACGAAGCTGAATTTGAAATCGTGAAGTCCGGCCTCATCGATGGGTTCTCAAAACAGCCCCCCAAGGTAGACCTCAAAGCGTTTGGCATGAAGATTTCAGAACTGCAACAGACCCGCGCTGCGGTTCTTGCAGAAGCGGAAAAGAAAGCAGGAGCCGCGTTCCTTGCGAAAGCCGCAGCAGAATCCGGCGCCAAGAAAACCGAGTCCGGCGCGATTCTCAAGACCATCAAGGAAGGGACCGGCGCCACGCCGAAAATTATCGATATGGTCAAGGTGCACTATCAAGGAACCCTGATCGATGGAACAGTGTTCGATAGTACCACCACCCAGAGCGAGCCGGTCATGTTGAGAGTGAATGAAATGAGCAAGTGTTGGGTGGAAGGGATCCAGCAAATAAAAGTCGGCAGCAAGAGTAAGTTGGTCTGCCCATCGAGTCTTGGTTATCGCGACAAGGGCTTGCCCCCGCTTATCAAGCCCGGCGCCACGTTAGTATTCGAGATCGAACTTTTCGAAATCATTGCTCCCAAGTAG
- a CDS encoding XRE family transcriptional regulator — protein sequence MKLKITPSTGNVFCDLGFRREEAEHLLVRADLMIQIQKLVLARGLKQKAAAKTLGVTQPRISDLLRGRIDLFSTDVLIDMLARLGATVRLTVKVRPAA from the coding sequence ATGAAACTAAAGATTACCCCGTCCACTGGGAATGTGTTCTGTGACCTTGGGTTTCGCCGTGAGGAGGCCGAACATTTACTGGTCCGGGCGGACCTCATGATCCAGATACAGAAGCTTGTCCTGGCTCGCGGCCTCAAACAGAAGGCTGCCGCTAAGACCCTGGGCGTGACTCAGCCGCGCATCAGCGATCTCTTGCGTGGGCGTATCGACCTCTTCAGTACCGATGTGCTCATCGATATGCTGGCTCGCCTTGGTGCGACGGTTCGTCTGACCGTCAAGGTTCGTCCGGCGGCGTGA
- a CDS encoding DUF4258 domain-containing protein produces MLERLRMLLTKGRYRVTLHAEQERDADQITINEIEQAYSSTSSEIIEDYPDDPRGHSALVLAFTESQEPLHAVWSIHENTAILITIYRPDSKLWTNWRKRKGRRS; encoded by the coding sequence GTGCTTGAACGCCTGCGAATGCTCCTGACAAAGGGCCGGTATCGGGTCACGTTGCATGCGGAACAGGAGCGTGATGCCGACCAGATTACGATCAACGAAATTGAACAGGCGTATTCGAGTACCTCCAGCGAGATCATTGAAGATTATCCGGACGATCCACGAGGGCATTCGGCACTTGTGCTAGCCTTTACGGAATCACAGGAGCCGTTGCATGCTGTGTGGTCGATTCACGAGAACACGGCCATCCTGATCACGATCTATCGGCCGGATTCGAAGCTGTGGACGAACTGGCGCAAAAGAAAAGGGAGGCGATCATGA
- a CDS encoding nucleoside permease nupX, with product MGEWRYRLIAGIGFVTIAWLAWVTGTRTRPNWRTIGGSAALAWGLGIVSFWFPGSRWLWSMINDLVVAVLTASQKGTMFLLGPLALGPGQTLPDGTVSIGFILAAQALPAVVFFAALMAGLYYLGAMQAIVGLFARLFCRTMGLSGAESLSGAANIFVGIEAGLIIRPYLAAMTQSELLLILTCMMATVASTVMGIYVSALQHAVPQIAGHLISASIISIPCAVLISKLAFPEDGQPVTLSGVPSDPTGRTSSPSSDSDANSPPSNLIVALIDGAGQGIKMAVGIAALLIVFLGLEALVDVALAQLPAIGGVPLSMTRILAWLTWPFAVLLGLRPEEWQIGADLLGSRFIETEVAAYFKLAAAQAASPPPLSPRSLTTMTYALCGFVHVASMGIFVGGISALIPHRAKDISLLGLRALWTAYLTTLLTGCIAGVLSSS from the coding sequence GTGGGAGAATGGCGCTATCGCCTCATTGCGGGTATCGGTTTCGTCACGATCGCATGGCTGGCCTGGGTCACAGGGACGCGCACTCGGCCGAACTGGAGGACCATTGGGGGCAGCGCGGCGTTGGCCTGGGGGCTCGGCATCGTGTCCTTTTGGTTTCCAGGCTCCCGCTGGCTCTGGAGCATGATCAACGATCTGGTGGTCGCCGTGCTCACCGCCTCCCAGAAAGGCACGATGTTTCTTCTTGGGCCCCTCGCACTTGGTCCTGGCCAGACGTTGCCGGATGGGACAGTTTCGATCGGGTTCATCTTGGCGGCGCAAGCGCTGCCGGCAGTCGTGTTCTTTGCCGCCTTGATGGCGGGTCTCTACTATCTGGGCGCCATGCAAGCGATCGTGGGATTGTTTGCCCGGCTCTTTTGCCGGACCATGGGCTTATCGGGAGCCGAGTCGCTCTCCGGCGCCGCGAATATCTTCGTCGGGATCGAGGCAGGCTTGATTATCCGTCCCTACCTCGCAGCCATGACGCAGTCGGAACTGCTCTTGATACTGACATGCATGATGGCAACCGTGGCGAGCACCGTCATGGGCATCTACGTGTCGGCGCTACAACATGCGGTACCTCAAATCGCAGGGCATTTGATTTCCGCATCAATTATTTCGATTCCTTGTGCGGTGCTCATCAGCAAGCTTGCATTTCCCGAAGATGGACAGCCTGTGACACTGAGCGGCGTGCCCTCTGACCCTACCGGCCGGACCTCATCGCCCTCTTCCGACAGTGACGCGAATTCGCCGCCCTCCAACCTCATTGTCGCGTTGATCGATGGTGCAGGACAGGGAATAAAAATGGCGGTCGGCATTGCCGCCTTACTGATCGTGTTTCTTGGATTGGAAGCGTTGGTAGATGTGGCGCTGGCACAGCTTCCAGCGATCGGTGGCGTGCCGCTCTCCATGACGCGAATCCTCGCCTGGCTGACCTGGCCGTTCGCCGTGCTCCTCGGTCTCCGGCCTGAGGAATGGCAGATCGGCGCGGACTTGCTGGGGTCGCGGTTTATCGAGACGGAAGTTGCGGCCTATTTCAAGTTGGCTGCCGCGCAAGCCGCGTCTCCACCGCCGCTCTCACCACGGTCCCTCACGACCATGACCTATGCCCTCTGCGGATTCGTACATGTGGCAAGCATGGGCATCTTTGTCGGCGGCATCTCCGCTTTGATACCGCATCGGGCAAAAGATATCTCGCTCCTAGGACTGCGTGCGTTGTGGACCGCCTATTTGACGACGTTACTAACCGGCTGTATTGCGGGAGTCCTCTCCTCTTCGTAG
- a CDS encoding heme ABC transporter permease encodes MTVNWSKYSAPQAFYPLAGRLIPWFAVIAVALMGVGLYMGFFVAPTDFQQGESYRIIFVHVPAAWMSMFLYVVMAVWAGIGMGLNARLSFMMAQAIAPTGAMFTFLALLTGAMWGKPTWGAWWVWDARLTSELILLFQYAGVMLLRTSIDDMRRADRSSAVFSLVGVVNVPIIYFSVQWWNTLHQGASVSMSTGSKMAATMLMAMLIMTVAFWLYSIAVVLARVRCIVVERDSLPVWDEKPAVSQEVAEVR; translated from the coding sequence ATCACCGTGAATTGGTCGAAGTATTCGGCACCACAAGCCTTTTATCCCCTAGCAGGTCGACTGATCCCCTGGTTCGCGGTTATTGCGGTGGCGCTAATGGGGGTCGGGCTCTATATGGGGTTCTTCGTTGCGCCGACTGATTTTCAGCAGGGAGAATCGTACCGGATCATCTTTGTTCACGTTCCCGCAGCCTGGATGTCCATGTTTCTCTATGTGGTCATGGCTGTCTGGGCCGGTATTGGAATGGGACTCAATGCCCGATTGTCTTTTATGATGGCGCAGGCGATTGCGCCTACTGGAGCCATGTTTACGTTCTTGGCGTTGCTGACTGGAGCGATGTGGGGGAAACCGACATGGGGTGCCTGGTGGGTGTGGGATGCCAGACTGACCTCGGAGCTTATCCTCTTATTCCAGTATGCGGGGGTCATGCTCTTGCGGACGTCGATCGATGACATGCGTCGCGCCGACCGGTCAAGTGCGGTCTTTTCGTTGGTCGGAGTCGTCAATGTGCCGATCATCTATTTTTCGGTACAATGGTGGAACACCTTGCACCAAGGCGCCTCAGTCAGCATGTCGACGGGGTCGAAAATGGCGGCGACCATGTTGATGGCGATGCTCATCATGACGGTCGCGTTCTGGCTCTATAGCATTGCCGTCGTTCTCGCCCGCGTGCGATGCATCGTGGTCGAGCGGGACTCGCTACCGGTCTGGGATGAGAAACCGGCGGTGAGTCAGGAAGTGGCGGAGGTTCGCTGA
- a CDS encoding heme lyase CcmF/NrfE family subunit — protein sequence MIPEIGHFALILALCVALVQGILPIYGAAVGNSALMSVAKPAARTQFLLVLTAFGCLAYAFADKDFSVLYVAATSNSQLPLHYRLAAIWGAHEGSLLLWTFILTIWMFAVTLFSSHLPEATRSRILGVMGLVSVGFLLFMLSVSNPFERLIPAAPDGRDLNPLLQDPGMVIHPPMLYMGYVGFSVAFAFAIAALLGGNLDAAWARWSRPWTTVAWCFLTVGIAMGSGWAYYELGWGGWWFWDPVENASFMPWLAGTALVHSLAVTDKRGGFKVWTVLLAIMAFSLSLLGTFLVRSGVLTSVHAFATDPKRGLFILVFLAIVIGGSLALYAWRAPKVGLGGSFAMLSREGMLLANNVLLVAAMGSVLLGTLYPLFLDALDLGKISVGPPYFDSVFVPLMVPAIFLMGIGPLAQWKKASVPDLAKRLKWAFGVSLVSALTLPIVLGNWTPLLSLGLLLAIWIVTTSAIGLRERLAHVNGNSLVERLASVPRSYWGMLVAHCGIAVFIVGVTMVKGFESEKDVRMNVGETASIGDYTFRFDGTQDVVGPNYTAARGTFRVSYDGRETTVLYPEKRRYPVQNQIMTEAAIDPGFLRDLYVSLGEPIDDGAWSVRLYHKPFIDWIWGGCFIMALGGALAISDRRYRLAWRKQEPVVPVPTRTARRKVA from the coding sequence ATGATTCCAGAAATCGGTCATTTTGCCTTGATTCTCGCGCTCTGCGTCGCGCTTGTACAGGGGATTCTCCCGATCTACGGTGCGGCGGTCGGCAACTCCGCGCTGATGTCTGTGGCGAAGCCGGCGGCGCGCACCCAATTCCTCTTGGTCCTCACTGCGTTCGGCTGCCTGGCCTATGCCTTCGCAGACAAGGATTTTTCCGTGTTGTATGTCGCGGCGACTTCCAACTCGCAATTGCCCCTTCACTATCGTCTGGCTGCCATCTGGGGTGCGCATGAAGGATCCCTGCTCTTGTGGACCTTCATCCTGACCATCTGGATGTTTGCGGTCACGCTCTTCTCTTCCCATCTTCCAGAAGCCACACGTTCCCGGATTCTTGGGGTTATGGGTTTGGTGAGCGTGGGGTTCCTCCTGTTCATGTTGAGCGTGTCCAATCCGTTCGAACGGCTGATTCCTGCGGCTCCCGATGGGCGTGATCTGAATCCGCTCTTGCAAGACCCTGGCATGGTGATCCATCCGCCGATGCTCTATATGGGCTATGTCGGTTTCTCGGTTGCCTTCGCGTTTGCCATCGCGGCGTTGTTGGGAGGGAACCTTGATGCAGCCTGGGCCCGTTGGTCTCGCCCCTGGACGACGGTTGCCTGGTGTTTTTTGACGGTCGGTATTGCGATGGGAAGCGGCTGGGCCTACTACGAACTCGGATGGGGTGGGTGGTGGTTCTGGGATCCGGTTGAAAACGCCTCGTTTATGCCGTGGTTAGCTGGAACCGCGTTGGTGCATTCATTGGCTGTGACCGATAAACGTGGCGGGTTCAAGGTGTGGACGGTCTTGCTCGCCATCATGGCCTTTTCATTGAGTCTCCTTGGGACGTTTCTTGTCCGTTCGGGTGTGTTGACCTCCGTGCATGCGTTTGCCACCGATCCGAAGCGAGGTCTCTTCATCCTAGTCTTTTTGGCGATCGTCATCGGTGGGTCGTTGGCCTTGTATGCGTGGCGCGCTCCAAAAGTTGGGTTGGGTGGCAGCTTCGCGATGTTGTCGAGAGAAGGCATGCTGTTAGCCAACAACGTGTTATTGGTTGCCGCGATGGGCTCGGTGCTGTTAGGCACACTCTACCCTTTGTTTTTAGACGCGTTGGATCTCGGGAAAATTTCTGTCGGACCTCCGTACTTCGATTCCGTCTTCGTGCCATTAATGGTTCCGGCCATATTTTTAATGGGAATCGGCCCGCTGGCTCAATGGAAGAAGGCGAGTGTGCCTGATTTGGCGAAGCGGTTGAAGTGGGCATTCGGGGTCAGTCTTGTTTCTGCACTCACGTTACCGATAGTCCTGGGGAACTGGACGCCCCTGCTGAGCCTCGGCCTCTTGTTGGCGATTTGGATTGTGACGACGTCCGCGATTGGGCTGCGTGAACGGTTGGCGCATGTGAACGGGAATAGTCTCGTCGAACGTTTGGCTTCGGTGCCCAGATCATACTGGGGGATGCTCGTAGCGCACTGTGGGATTGCGGTCTTTATCGTCGGCGTGACGATGGTGAAAGGCTTCGAATCTGAGAAGGATGTGCGGATGAATGTGGGTGAGACGGCAAGTATTGGCGACTATACGTTCCGATTCGATGGGACTCAGGATGTGGTTGGGCCAAATTATACGGCAGCTCGTGGGACGTTCCGTGTGAGCTATGATGGCCGTGAAACGACGGTTCTGTACCCGGAGAAACGACGGTATCCCGTTCAGAATCAAATCATGACCGAAGCGGCCATTGATCCGGGGTTCTTGCGTGACCTCTACGTGTCATTGGGAGAGCCGATCGACGACGGGGCTTGGAGTGTGAGGCTCTATCATAAGCCGTTTATCGATTGGATCTGGGGCGGGTGTTTTATCATGGCGTTGGGCGGCGCACTGGCCATCAGTGATCGCCGGTATCGATTGGCATGGCGCAAGCAAGAACCGGTTGTGCCTGTACCCACGCGAACGGCTAGGCGAAAAGTGGCATGA
- a CDS encoding BrnT family toxin produces the protein MFTWDVPKAIANFEKHGVSFEEAATVFGDGNGLDWDDPAHSSQEHRFKRLGRSVSERLLLVVYTVRGVKYEKETFRIISARPASRRERQAYTRRTD, from the coding sequence GTGTTTACTTGGGACGTTCCGAAGGCGATCGCCAATTTTGAAAAGCATGGCGTGTCGTTCGAAGAAGCGGCAACTGTCTTTGGCGATGGCAACGGGCTCGACTGGGACGACCCCGCACATTCATCTCAAGAGCACCGGTTCAAACGACTCGGTCGATCGGTGAGCGAACGGCTGTTACTCGTGGTGTATACCGTACGAGGGGTGAAGTATGAAAAAGAAACGTTCCGAATCATCAGCGCGCGGCCGGCGAGTCGGCGGGAACGCCAAGCCTATACCCGACGCACAGATTGA
- a CDS encoding YgiT-type zinc finger protein — MKSCPFCKAPVKRKTIEHVHRWGKRLFLFKNVQAEVCSQCGETFLKPAVLRLMDRCTATGKVGRARVSIPVISLPDKVSA; from the coding sequence ATGAAGTCCTGCCCGTTCTGCAAAGCCCCGGTGAAGCGAAAAACGATCGAACATGTCCATCGGTGGGGGAAACGCCTGTTTCTATTTAAGAACGTGCAGGCTGAGGTGTGCAGTCAGTGTGGGGAGACATTTTTAAAGCCTGCGGTCCTTCGACTCATGGATCGGTGTACAGCGACGGGCAAGGTCGGGCGAGCGCGGGTGAGTATTCCCGTGATTAGCTTGCCGGACAAAGTCAGCGCATAA
- a CDS encoding DUF393 domain-containing protein, translating into MHEWAKYERLILFDGVCNWCNAWVGFAIAHDPDGQFKFGTLQSEQAQCILHDLHLPSTDYQTFLLLEEGHVYTKSTAALRVIRQLSRWWPLYYLCVLVPAPLRDVVYDFVARHRYRWMGQAATCRVPTQAERDRFV; encoded by the coding sequence ATGCACGAATGGGCCAAGTACGAGCGACTGATTCTCTTCGACGGGGTCTGCAATTGGTGCAATGCCTGGGTAGGCTTTGCGATTGCTCATGATCCAGATGGGCAGTTCAAGTTCGGGACGCTCCAGTCTGAACAGGCGCAATGCATCCTCCATGACTTGCATTTGCCCTCCACCGACTATCAGACCTTCCTCTTGCTAGAAGAGGGCCATGTCTATACCAAGTCCACTGCGGCGCTGAGGGTGATCCGACAGCTTTCCCGGTGGTGGCCCCTGTATTACCTCTGTGTGCTGGTGCCGGCCCCCCTCCGCGATGTGGTCTATGACTTCGTGGCGCGTCACCGCTATCGGTGGATGGGGCAAGCAGCCACCTGTCGCGTTCCGACTCAGGCAGAACGTGACCGATTTGTCTGA
- the ccmE gene encoding cytochrome c maturation protein CcmE produces MKPRHKRFAFIGLGLVVLGVATVLILNAFQSNLVFFFTPTQVVSGEAPHGRSFRIGGMVEDGSLVRENDGLTVHFTVTDTAKRVSVTYKGILPDLFKEGKGAVAQGQLGVDGTFVASEVLAKHDENYMPPEVADALAKAKASGAQQSKSLVVPDGRKGSL; encoded by the coding sequence ATGAAACCACGGCATAAACGTTTTGCCTTTATTGGTCTGGGGTTGGTTGTCTTGGGTGTGGCGACCGTGCTGATCTTAAACGCCTTCCAGAGCAATCTCGTGTTCTTTTTCACCCCCACGCAAGTCGTCAGCGGAGAAGCCCCGCACGGGCGTAGCTTCCGGATCGGTGGGATGGTTGAAGACGGCAGCCTCGTTCGTGAGAATGATGGGTTGACCGTCCATTTTACCGTGACCGATACCGCGAAGCGCGTGTCGGTCACGTACAAAGGGATTCTCCCCGACCTATTCAAGGAAGGGAAGGGAGCCGTTGCGCAAGGGCAATTGGGTGTCGACGGCACGTTTGTCGCCAGCGAAGTCCTCGCAAAACACGATGAAAATTACATGCCCCCAGAAGTGGCGGATGCGCTGGCGAAGGCTAAGGCCTCCGGTGCCCAGCAAAGCAAATCACTTGTTGTTCCTGATGGTAGAAAAGGGTCGCTATGA
- a CDS encoding dicarboxylate/amino acid:cation symporter, producing the protein MVGFLLGSEAAVLAVPGKLVLRLLGALAPALILAAIVHTFMTTQLGGPLAARLPRLLLLNTLVAITVGLTVANVIQPGQGAGLTPPAPHDETAKSANPLALFLENVPKSLLGPLGDDGKVIGVIFIAVAFGMALRKERERSLGTVGHLVELFLESLIKILHWIIAVVPLAVFGIVASIVGTEGFAPFKALGIFVVSVLLALAIQAGYYLLRIRFGSWVRPADLIRGGRDALVMAFSTASSTATMPVTYAALKERVGLREQSASMGALVGANFNNDGTALYEAMAALFIAQMIGMDLSFQQQLLVVLTSIVASVGAAGIPEAGLVTMTMVFTAVGLPVQYIPVLLTVDWFLDRCRTAINVMGDMNVSCLLDGKQKG; encoded by the coding sequence ATGGTGGGGTTTCTGCTGGGAAGCGAGGCGGCGGTCCTCGCGGTTCCGGGGAAGCTCGTGTTGCGACTCCTCGGGGCTCTCGCGCCCGCGCTGATCCTCGCGGCGATTGTGCACACGTTCATGACGACGCAGCTCGGTGGGCCACTTGCGGCGCGGCTGCCACGGTTGTTGCTGCTCAACACGTTGGTTGCGATCACGGTTGGTCTAACCGTCGCAAACGTGATTCAGCCAGGACAAGGGGCGGGACTGACGCCACCAGCTCCGCACGACGAAACGGCAAAATCCGCCAATCCGCTCGCTCTCTTTCTTGAGAATGTGCCCAAGAGTCTGCTGGGGCCACTCGGTGACGATGGAAAGGTGATCGGTGTCATCTTCATCGCCGTGGCGTTTGGCATGGCCCTCCGCAAAGAACGTGAACGGTCGCTTGGAACGGTCGGACATCTCGTCGAGCTCTTCCTGGAATCGCTCATCAAGATTTTGCACTGGATTATCGCGGTTGTGCCGTTGGCGGTCTTTGGCATTGTCGCGAGTATCGTGGGGACGGAAGGCTTCGCTCCGTTCAAGGCGCTTGGGATCTTTGTGGTAAGCGTGTTGCTCGCGCTCGCAATTCAGGCGGGGTATTACCTCCTCCGTATCCGATTTGGTTCGTGGGTGCGTCCGGCGGATCTCATTCGCGGCGGCCGCGATGCACTGGTCATGGCCTTCTCGACGGCCAGCTCAACGGCCACGATGCCGGTGACCTACGCGGCGCTCAAGGAGCGCGTGGGATTGCGCGAGCAGTCCGCCAGCATGGGAGCACTGGTCGGCGCAAATTTTAACAATGATGGCACCGCACTGTACGAGGCAATGGCGGCGCTCTTCATCGCGCAAATGATCGGGATGGACCTGAGCTTCCAGCAGCAACTGCTGGTCGTGCTGACGAGCATTGTTGCTTCGGTCGGCGCCGCCGGTATTCCAGAAGCTGGTCTGGTGACGATGACCATGGTCTTTACTGCTGTCGGACTGCCTGTGCAATACATCCCAGTTTTATTGACCGTGGATTGGTTTCTCGATCGCTGCCGCACGGCGATCAACGTCATGGGGGATATGAACGTCAGTTGTCTGTTGGATGGGAAGCAGAAGGGCTGA
- a CDS encoding DUF1269 domain-containing protein translates to MSQLVCIAFKDSSTADRVLNELRAMETDYILDLEDAVIVVRDLDGKVHLKQCVDVFGGATTHGVSLGVLWGGLMGLLFMNPLAGLIGSLAGGAGAGAVTTAASEFGLLSDYGIPDNFIKELGSTIKRGTSAIFLLIRSVDEDKVLARISPHEGTILKTSLSKEHEEKLRTALTHEHKQKIAKA, encoded by the coding sequence ATGAGCCAACTGGTGTGTATCGCTTTTAAGGACTCGAGCACGGCCGATCGGGTGCTGAACGAACTTCGGGCCATGGAAACTGACTATATCCTCGACCTGGAAGACGCGGTCATCGTCGTCCGCGATTTGGATGGGAAAGTCCATCTGAAGCAGTGTGTCGATGTGTTCGGCGGTGCGACCACACATGGTGTGTCGCTCGGCGTGTTGTGGGGAGGGCTGATGGGGTTGCTCTTTATGAACCCCTTGGCTGGCCTGATCGGCAGCCTCGCCGGCGGGGCGGGGGCCGGAGCCGTGACCACTGCAGCCAGTGAGTTTGGGTTATTGAGCGACTATGGGATTCCGGATAATTTCATCAAGGAATTGGGCAGCACGATCAAACGGGGCACCTCAGCCATCTTCTTGTTGATTCGCAGCGTTGACGAAGACAAGGTGCTGGCCAGGATTTCACCACACGAAGGAACGATTCTCAAGACGTCACTCAGTAAGGAGCATGAGGAGAAACTCCGGACGGCCCTCACACACGAACACAAACAAAAGATAGCCAAAGCCTAA